A region of Moorena producens PAL-8-15-08-1 DNA encodes the following proteins:
- a CDS encoding NfeD family protein, with protein MESTKNTTMEEMNLFSEPGSGKVEKTITPHKPGRVKYKATYWPAEVCSDFQVTLEPEDPVTVVGRRGITLIVVPVGYIFPDSQESSQNLARGIVSRLLSWTQRVT; from the coding sequence ATGGAATCAACTAAAAACACCACCATGGAAGAGATGAACTTATTCTCAGAGCCTGGCAGTGGCAAGGTAGAAAAGACAATTACCCCTCATAAGCCAGGACGAGTCAAGTATAAAGCAACTTACTGGCCAGCAGAAGTATGCTCCGATTTTCAAGTCACCCTTGAACCTGAAGACCCAGTTACAGTTGTTGGTCGGCGGGGCATTACCCTGATTGTGGTACCAGTGGGTTATATTTTTCCTGACTCCCAAGAGTCGAGCCAAAACCTAGCCAGAGGGATTGTCTCACGTTTGTTGAGTTGGACTCAACGTGTGACTTGA
- a CDS encoding pyridoxal phosphate-dependent aminotransferase — protein MKLASRVGQVTPSLTLAIAAKAKAMKADGIDVCSFSAGEPDFDTPAHIKAASKQALDEGKTKYGPAAGEPKLRAAIANKLRHDNNLDYDTQNVIVTNGGKQSLFNLMLALIEVGDEVIIPAPYWLSYPEMVKLAGGKPVIVPTDATQGYKITPAQLRSSITPQTKLFILNSPSNPTGMVYTPAELKALAEVVVEQDILVVSDEIYEKIRYDGAQHLSIGAVGSEIFQRTIISNGFAKAFAMTGWRIGYIAGPVELIKAMTTIQSHSTSNVCTFAQYGAIAALEGSLDCVEQMRQAFAQRRQVMLERLTAMAGLTCLKPDAAFYLFPNISQTGLTSLEFCDRLLSSEQVAAIPGIAFGADDCIRLSYATDMASIEKGMDRLEKFLHQVNGHG, from the coding sequence ATGAAGCTGGCATCAAGAGTTGGTCAAGTTACCCCTTCCTTAACTTTAGCCATTGCGGCTAAAGCCAAAGCCATGAAGGCAGATGGGATTGATGTTTGTAGTTTTAGCGCCGGAGAACCGGATTTTGACACTCCCGCTCATATTAAAGCAGCCAGTAAGCAAGCCCTGGATGAAGGAAAGACTAAGTATGGTCCAGCCGCTGGGGAACCGAAGCTAAGAGCTGCGATCGCAAATAAACTGCGCCATGATAATAACCTGGATTACGATACACAGAACGTTATTGTCACCAACGGCGGTAAGCAATCCCTATTCAACTTGATGCTGGCTCTGATTGAAGTGGGAGATGAGGTGATTATTCCTGCTCCCTACTGGCTTTCCTATCCAGAAATGGTAAAGCTGGCTGGTGGCAAACCTGTGATTGTTCCTACAGATGCCACTCAAGGGTACAAAATTACACCGGCTCAGCTCCGTTCATCCATTACACCCCAAACTAAATTATTTATTCTCAACTCTCCGTCTAATCCCACCGGTATGGTTTATACTCCCGCAGAACTAAAAGCCTTGGCGGAGGTGGTGGTAGAGCAAGATATTCTGGTGGTTTCTGACGAAATTTATGAGAAAATTCGCTACGATGGGGCTCAACACCTTAGTATTGGGGCAGTAGGCTCAGAAATATTCCAGCGCACTATCATTAGTAATGGGTTTGCTAAAGCTTTTGCCATGACCGGCTGGCGTATCGGTTATATAGCCGGTCCAGTAGAGCTAATTAAAGCAATGACCACGATTCAAAGTCATAGCACCTCCAATGTTTGTACCTTTGCTCAGTATGGTGCGATCGCAGCTTTGGAAGGTTCCCTTGACTGTGTAGAACAGATGCGCCAAGCCTTTGCCCAACGGCGACAGGTGATGTTAGAGCGCCTCACGGCCATGGCTGGACTAACTTGTCTCAAGCCAGACGCTGCTTTCTACTTATTCCCTAACATTAGTCAAACGGGTTTAACCTCTTTGGAATTTTGCGATCGCTTACTCAGTTCCGAGCAAGTTGCTGCAATTCCTGGTATTGCCTTTGGTGCTGATGATTGTATCCGTCTTTCCTATGCTACGGATATGGCTTCCATTGAGAAGGGGATGGATCGATTGGAAAAGTTTTTGCATCAAGTCAATGGCCACGGATAA
- a CDS encoding helix-turn-helix domain-containing protein, translating to MNKCVCTTEAASLLGISPRRLRQLLEKGRVRGAYKSGKFWIIPLFNNLPQIIKGTRGPKGKWRTSRTPALAKINVNRNHIGSNIHKSPQERKPVISVKRSGNNVYGNQVEILGPCRIVYQPDTPLACGARLWIETFSDIHFIGGSFPARG from the coding sequence ATGAACAAGTGCGTTTGTACTACTGAAGCGGCATCTCTTTTAGGTATTTCTCCTCGGCGATTGCGCCAACTCCTTGAGAAGGGTCGCGTCCGGGGTGCCTATAAAAGCGGAAAATTCTGGATTATTCCCCTGTTCAACAATCTGCCCCAAATCATTAAAGGTACTAGAGGACCAAAAGGAAAATGGCGTACCAGTCGTACTCCGGCTCTAGCCAAGATTAATGTCAACCGCAATCACATTGGCTCGAATATCCACAAAAGTCCTCAAGAGCGCAAGCCAGTGATTTCAGTAAAACGAAGTGGCAACAATGTATACGGCAACCAGGTAGAAATCCTCGGTCCGTGTCGGATTGTATATCAGCCAGACACTCCACTGGCTTGTGGCGCTCGTCTGTGGATCGAAACCTTCAGTGATATTCACTTCATTGGTGGTAGTTTTCCTGCTCGTGGTTGA